Proteins from a single region of Leuconostoc gasicomitatum LMG 18811:
- a CDS encoding DUF1810 family protein has protein sequence MPYKDSYVAKIRKIIGHDFELVMPTTDVVIENKKGELLMIYNRDFAGWAFPGGYIEPEMSWQENAAREVLEEAGIHADPDKLKLMGAISGRNFVARYPNGDTAKLYTNVFLLNDWLSEDNNVDETEIDAKKWVSPQTIDHMHLTFSGQAVYRIYRQYKKTNSVQVLTLNSELQRFIDAQNGEIVGVSSYEDAVIELENGQKKTHWMWFVVPQLSGLGRSERAIYYGIHDQKEAYAYLNDAILKKRLEKIITITLTLETNDPVLVFGAVDAEKFQASLTLFSQISSSMLYKQALDKYFNGQKHVKTLALLQ, from the coding sequence ATGCCATATAAAGATTCTTATGTTGCTAAAATACGTAAAATTATTGGCCATGATTTTGAACTCGTTATGCCAACAACTGATGTTGTGATTGAAAATAAAAAAGGCGAGTTATTGATGATATATAATCGTGATTTTGCCGGATGGGCTTTTCCAGGTGGGTATATTGAACCTGAGATGTCATGGCAAGAAAATGCAGCGCGTGAGGTGCTGGAAGAAGCTGGTATACACGCTGATCCTGATAAACTTAAGTTAATGGGGGCAATATCTGGTCGCAATTTTGTTGCGCGTTATCCAAATGGTGACACTGCTAAACTGTATACGAATGTTTTTCTACTAAATGACTGGCTTTCTGAAGACAATAACGTGGATGAAACAGAAATAGATGCTAAAAAATGGGTTTCACCGCAAACAATTGATCATATGCATCTCACTTTTTCTGGTCAAGCAGTTTATCGTATATATCGCCAGTATAAAAAAACAAATAGTGTGCAGGTATTGACGCTAAATAGTGAGTTACAAAGATTTATAGATGCTCAAAATGGTGAAATAGTTGGTGTTAGCAGTTATGAAGATGCAGTAATTGAACTTGAAAATGGTCAGAAAAAAACACATTGGATGTGGTTTGTTGTGCCACAACTCAGTGGTTTGGGACGTAGCGAACGGGCAATTTATTATGGCATTCATGATCAAAAAGAGGCATATGCATATTTGAATGATGCAATATTAAAAAAACGTTTAGAAAAAATTATTACTATAACACTTACCTTAGAAACAAACGATCCGGTATTGGTATTTGGCGCAGTTGATGCTGAAAAATTCCAAGCGAGTTTGACGTTGTTTAGTCAAATTAGCAGTTCAATGCTTTATAAACAGGCGTTAGATAAATATTTTAATGGTCAAAAACATGTCAAAACGCTAGCATTATTGCAGTAA
- a CDS encoding nucleoid-associated protein produces the protein MIIQHAILHILDTNTGNLIASQGEMPVTDIGVHDYIEKLVNKIYAGDVKTGTITGNDYLQTILAEKDFPKMTTELAMKLFEVVTGSDNIQAGDLLSFQATTDDGPIFGMIKLNFSPRYAHAVAYVSEKMVNNLVLNQAVLPAATQTVDEAILINMTTSKYHLIEKKHLIDGHRVAYFSEKFLDIIPDVSIKENLQTIKRTIKNVAEKYDDLPEHEAFATTQTAIYEALESGSINTEMIAEKVFYDNESAKSLYREQISKKIADKEIPVENTQKYEKKYRVQKFKLDSGIEISIPMAIYQDKTKVEFVNQPNGTTSLIIKDIETVLNKFTI, from the coding sequence ATGATTATTCAACATGCCATTTTGCATATTCTTGACACAAACACTGGTAACTTGATCGCTTCTCAAGGTGAAATGCCAGTAACTGACATAGGGGTACATGATTATATTGAAAAGCTTGTTAATAAAATATATGCTGGTGATGTTAAGACGGGCACAATAACTGGAAATGATTATTTACAAACCATATTGGCAGAGAAAGATTTTCCAAAAATGACCACGGAATTAGCGATGAAGTTATTTGAAGTGGTGACAGGTAGTGACAATATTCAAGCAGGAGATTTACTAAGTTTTCAGGCAACGACTGATGATGGCCCAATTTTTGGTATGATAAAATTAAATTTTTCTCCGCGGTATGCACATGCGGTTGCGTATGTTTCGGAAAAAATGGTCAATAACTTGGTATTGAATCAAGCTGTTTTACCTGCGGCAACACAAACCGTAGATGAAGCTATTTTAATTAATATGACGACGAGTAAGTATCATTTAATTGAAAAAAAGCATCTTATTGATGGCCATCGGGTGGCATACTTTTCAGAGAAGTTTTTGGACATTATACCGGATGTTTCAATTAAAGAAAATTTGCAAACTATTAAACGAACAATCAAAAATGTTGCTGAAAAGTATGATGATTTGCCAGAGCATGAAGCATTTGCTACAACGCAGACAGCAATTTATGAAGCGCTAGAATCGGGTAGCATTAACACTGAGATGATTGCTGAAAAGGTTTTTTATGATAATGAGTCAGCAAAATCACTATATAGAGAACAAATTTCAAAAAAAATTGCGGATAAAGAGATACCTGTAGAGAACACACAAAAATATGAGAAAAAATATCGTGTTCAAAAATTCAAGTTAGATTCAGGTATTGAAATTTCTATTCCGATGGCTATTTATCAAGATAAAACTAAAGTTGAGTTTGTCAACCAGCCGAATGGGACGACATCGTTAATCATAAAAGATATTGAAACGGTATTGAATAAGTTTACGATTTAA
- a CDS encoding response regulator, with protein sequence MSYSVLIVEDDPMVADIISQFLNRLSDVLFEPIIVVGCIEDAQVKMNMVIIDLLLVDVYLPDGKGTDFLTEQRKKHNSVATIMITAADDRETVRQAMINGVVDYLIKPFQMERFNQAIQKFLMLEDMALGKEKLSQQDINEYFQGESRLEHLDMRLPKGISDATLKLIITTIYTLSDAFSNRMLSQSVALSRVTTKKYLDYLVENDLLQVKITYLEVGRPLTQYTVNNLKSDKLHHLMQ encoded by the coding sequence ATGTCGTATAGTGTTTTAATAGTTGAAGATGATCCTATGGTAGCAGATATTATTAGTCAATTTTTAAATCGATTATCTGATGTTTTATTTGAACCGATAATAGTTGTAGGATGTATAGAAGATGCTCAGGTAAAAATGAATATGGTAATAATCGATTTATTACTGGTAGACGTATATTTACCTGATGGTAAGGGAACAGACTTTTTAACTGAACAACGAAAAAAGCATAACTCAGTGGCTACGATTATGATTACAGCTGCAGATGACCGGGAAACTGTTAGACAGGCAATGATCAATGGCGTTGTAGATTATTTGATTAAGCCATTTCAAATGGAGCGGTTTAATCAAGCAATTCAAAAATTTCTGATGTTAGAAGATATGGCTTTGGGGAAAGAAAAATTATCACAACAAGATATTAATGAGTACTTCCAGGGGGAGTCACGATTAGAACACTTGGATATGAGATTACCAAAAGGTATTTCTGACGCGACACTTAAATTAATTATTACGACAATTTATACCCTTTCTGATGCTTTTTCTAATCGTATGCTATCACAAAGCGTTGCCTTATCACGAGTAACAACTAAAAAATATTTAGATTATTTGGTAGAGAATGATTTGCTGCAAGTAAAAATAACGTATCTTGAAGTGGGTAGACCATTAACGCAGTATACGGTAAATAATTTAAAAAGTGACAAATTACATCATTTAATGCAATGA
- a CDS encoding 2-hydroxyacid dehydrogenase, with translation MFRITAYGVRKNEIDYFKKLNIFDYELNLVTDNLKKSNIITAKGSDGVLLRANNDGSEPILRQLRAWGIKYVFTRTVGYDHIDLKAAQTLGITVARVPSYSPYAVADLAMNLGITLVRRTAIATSRAAVADFKVEPDLFGREIHDLTVGIIGTGRIGLAEAKLYKGMGAKIIGYDIYESDTAKSILKFVSQEELLSMSDVVSLHVPHFPGKNDHFFDTKLINQMKRGAILINTSRAEITDQLAIITAIKTGQLGGFGADVILHEKEIFGQQFDDSHLLNDKEVTSLIDLYPKVLLTPHIGSYTEEALTDMINTSYQNFNDMLVKGSTTNDVVTTL, from the coding sequence ATGTTTAGAATAACAGCCTATGGTGTTCGAAAAAACGAAATTGATTATTTTAAAAAATTAAATATCTTTGACTATGAATTAAACTTAGTTACTGATAATTTAAAAAAATCAAATATTATTACTGCAAAAGGTTCTGATGGCGTCTTACTGCGTGCCAATAATGACGGTTCTGAACCAATATTACGGCAGTTACGTGCTTGGGGCATTAAGTACGTGTTTACACGAACGGTTGGTTATGATCATATTGACTTAAAAGCAGCACAAACATTAGGAATTACTGTAGCACGCGTTCCTTCATATTCACCATATGCGGTAGCAGATTTGGCAATGAATTTGGGGATTACACTTGTGAGACGTACTGCTATTGCAACTTCACGTGCAGCAGTAGCAGATTTTAAAGTTGAGCCTGATTTGTTTGGTCGAGAAATTCATGATTTAACAGTCGGCATCATAGGAACTGGTCGTATTGGATTAGCTGAGGCGAAACTATATAAAGGTATGGGTGCTAAAATTATAGGATATGACATTTATGAATCGGATACTGCTAAATCAATATTGAAATTTGTTTCACAAGAAGAATTATTATCTATGTCAGATGTGGTTAGTTTACATGTGCCACATTTTCCGGGAAAGAATGATCATTTCTTTGATACTAAGTTAATTAACCAAATGAAACGAGGTGCTATTTTAATTAATACATCTCGCGCAGAAATAACAGATCAATTAGCAATTATAACTGCAATAAAAACTGGTCAACTTGGTGGATTTGGTGCTGATGTTATTTTGCATGAAAAAGAGATATTTGGTCAGCAGTTTGATGATAGTCATCTTTTAAATGACAAGGAAGTGACATCATTAATTGATCTATATCCTAAAGTGCTATTAACGCCACATATTGGATCATATACTGAAGAAGCATTGACTGATATGATAAACACTAGTTATCAAAATTTTAATGACATGCTAGTCAAAGGGTCAACAACTAATGATGTCGTCACAACACTATAA
- a CDS encoding ATP-binding protein → MKQIKNIPLYVIIIGIVVMATVISLGTTGILLQQVIEKNERENINLRLKSTAQIAASDPIIIRGLSLNASKSDKSSVQIYAQRLANTANIDFVVVVNDDLYRLSHPNDKQIGKKFSSPQDARQTLQGKAHFSTKVGVLGLGYRYFDPVYDANHDIIGLVSVGLTEDTIARSIKTARRPIFVGLTVGLLIGIVGAIFLAKWIKKILLDMEPYVIAKKLVEKNTIENSMMEGLLAIDDQQTIIAKNMAADQLLPGIGNIGDHLPVEIFQTFFVVPEKNSDTHPNRVLFKTRAYLYSVAQLVSPAVGSLLLFRDITDFKEIVAELDGTKQYAQALRAQTHEFMNKLQAITGLIELKKYDEVNKLIPQLTSDYQQNIGYIMARVKMPVIAGFLIGKVNYAHEHEIILNIGESSCLPKLDILRREVTNIIKILGNIIDNAVDALSDSDIAQKKIDLLLRYDDEGETLVITIEDNGAGIASDQFSNILTIGFSTKGHGRGFGLTTVNAIITDHQGVFDIQSTLNIGTKVYIEYPLRSRRSM, encoded by the coding sequence GTGAAACAAATCAAAAATATACCATTATATGTAATAATTATCGGGATTGTTGTTATGGCAACGGTAATTTCGTTAGGAACAACAGGTATATTATTACAACAAGTTATTGAAAAAAATGAGCGAGAAAACATTAATTTACGGTTAAAAAGTACTGCTCAAATAGCCGCTTCAGATCCGATAATTATTCGTGGTTTGTCATTGAATGCTTCTAAAAGCGACAAAAGTTCTGTACAAATATATGCGCAACGATTGGCAAACACAGCTAATATTGATTTTGTCGTTGTAGTCAACGATGACTTGTATCGGTTGTCTCATCCAAATGACAAGCAAATTGGCAAAAAATTTAGTTCGCCACAGGATGCACGTCAAACATTACAAGGAAAAGCACATTTTTCGACTAAAGTTGGTGTGCTGGGATTGGGTTATCGTTATTTCGATCCTGTATATGATGCAAATCATGATATTATTGGTCTTGTTAGTGTGGGTTTGACAGAAGATACTATTGCACGATCTATAAAAACGGCAAGGCGTCCAATATTTGTTGGATTAACTGTAGGGTTGTTAATTGGTATCGTAGGGGCAATTTTTTTGGCTAAATGGATAAAAAAAATACTATTAGATATGGAACCATATGTTATTGCAAAAAAATTAGTTGAAAAAAATACGATTGAAAATAGCATGATGGAGGGCTTACTGGCGATAGATGATCAACAAACTATTATTGCAAAAAATATGGCAGCCGATCAATTATTACCAGGGATAGGAAATATTGGTGATCATTTACCAGTTGAGATTTTTCAAACATTTTTTGTGGTGCCAGAAAAAAATAGTGACACTCACCCTAACCGTGTATTATTTAAAACACGTGCATATCTATACTCTGTGGCACAATTGGTTAGCCCAGCAGTCGGATCACTTTTATTATTTCGTGATATTACAGATTTTAAAGAAATTGTGGCGGAATTAGATGGTACAAAACAGTACGCACAGGCACTAAGAGCGCAGACACATGAATTTATGAATAAATTACAAGCTATTACAGGTCTGATTGAATTAAAAAAATATGATGAAGTGAACAAATTGATACCACAATTAACGAGTGATTATCAACAGAATATAGGGTATATTATGGCGCGTGTTAAAATGCCTGTTATTGCCGGTTTTTTAATTGGCAAAGTAAATTACGCACATGAACATGAAATTATCTTAAATATAGGTGAATCGTCTTGTTTACCTAAGCTGGATATTTTGAGAAGAGAAGTAACAAATATTATTAAGATATTAGGGAATATTATTGATAATGCAGTTGACGCATTATCTGATAGTGATATTGCTCAGAAAAAAATCGATTTATTGTTACGATATGATGATGAGGGAGAGACGCTTGTTATTACTATTGAGGATAACGGTGCTGGTATAGCATCTGATCAATTTTCAAACATTTTAACTATTGGTTTTTCTACTAAAGGTCATGGACGAGGGTTTGGGTTAACTACTGTTAATGCAATTATTACGGATCATCAGGGCGTTTTTGATATTCAATCAACATTGAACATTGGAACTAAAGTTTATATTGAATATCCACTAAGAAGTAGGAGGTCTATGTAA